GGGAACTGCAGCGCCACGAACGCGTCGGCGAACGTCCATAACAACACGCTCGCCGCGAGCGCGAGCGCCGTCATCGTGCCGAGCACGGTCGCGAGAAAGCGCTGCGCCGCCGCATCGCCCTGCTCGGACTTCGCGCGCGAGTAGAGCGGGATGAACGCGATCGAGAGCGCGCCGCCGGCGAGGAAGTAGAAGAGCAAGTCCGGGATCTGGAACGCGGCGTTGTAGGCGTCCGTCGCGCGGCCGCGGCCCACGAGCGCCGCGATCACCGACTCGCGCACGAAGCCGAGCACGCGCGAGAGCAGTTGGCTCGCGACGAGCAGCAGCGCTGCGAAGCCGACGCGGCGGGCGGTGGTTTCGGTCACGCCGGATTCAGCTCGCGCCACACGCGCCCGTCGAAGCTCTCCATCACGACGTAGTCGCCTTCGCGGCCCTTCAGGAACGGGTAGTCGAGGGGCACCTTTCCGTACGGCGTGTCGAGCACGTACTGCGGAATCGCGAAGCCGCTCGTGCGCCCGCGCAGCGCGCGGAACAGCTCGACGCCGCGTTCGATCGGCACGCGGAAGTGGCCCGTGCCTTCGAGCAGCTGCGCCTGATACACGTAGTAGGGCCGCACGCGCATGCGCACGAGGCCCTCGCAGAGCGCCTTCATCGTCGCGATGTCGTCGTTCACGCCGGCGAGCAGCACGCTCTGGTTGCCGACGGGGATGCCCGCACGCGTCAGCAGATCGCACGCGCGCGCGGCCTCGGGCGTCAGCTCCTTCGGGTGGTTGAAGTGCGTGTTCACCCAGATCGGGTGGTAGCGCTGGAGCATCTCGCACAGCTCCGGCGTGACGCGCATCGGAAGCGTGACCGGGAAGCGCGTGCCGAGCCGCACGATCTCGACGTGCGGGATCGCGCGCAGCTCGCGGATCAGCCACTCGAGGCGCTCATCGCTGAACACGAGCGGGTCGCCGCCCGTCAGCAGCACGTCGCGAATCGCCGGAGTCGCGCGAATCCAGTCGAGCGCGACCTGCAGCTCGGCGCGCTTCATCGTCCACTCTTCGTCGCCCACCATGCGCTTGCGCAGGCAGTAGCGGCAGTAGAGCGCGCACTCGTTGTTCACGCAAAACGCGATGCGGTCCTCGTACACGCGCACGACGTTCTTGACCGGCGAGTGCGCCACTTCGTCCAGGGGATCCGCGAGGCCGTGCGGATCGCCGAGCTCCGCGAGCCGCGGCACGACCTGCTTGCGCACGGGGCACTCGGGATCCGCGGGATCCATCAGCGAGGCGTAGTAGGGCGTGATCACGAAGCGGAAGCGCTCGGACAGCGCTGCGATCGCGCGCGCCTCGTCGTCCGTGGGCGTGACGAATCGCGCGAGCTCCGCCGCGCCGCGAATGCGGTGCTGCATCTGCCACGTCCAGCTCGCCCAGTGCGGCGAGCCGATGTCTTCGCGCGAAGCGGTGGTCTTGTTGACTTCGCTCGCCTGCGGCTCGCTGCGCGCGCCGCCGTGCGGCGCTTGCCGTTTCTCGGTTCGATCGTTCAAGCGAGCCTCAGTCGTTTCAGGCCACCCGCGAGAACTTCAGCGAGCAGGTCCGCGAGCGAGCGGCCCATCAGCTCGGCCAAGATGCCGAACGAGCCATCCGGGGCAAACGTCGGCAGCGTGTTGAGCTCGAGGAAGTAGGGGCGGCCCGCGGCATCCAGCTTGAAGTCCGCGCGCGCGAAGTCGCGGCAACGCAGCGCCGCGAAGGCGCGCTGCGCCTGCTCCGCGAGCGCAGCCTCGAGCGCGGGTGTGAGCGCGCCGGGCGTCACGTGCGCGAGCGGCGCCGCCGCGCCCCGCTCCACCGCGTGCACGCCAATACCCGTTCTGGCCTCG
This genomic window from Deltaproteobacteria bacterium contains:
- a CDS encoding KamA family radical SAM protein, which translates into the protein MQHRIRGAAELARFVTPTDDEARAIAALSERFRFVITPYYASLMDPADPECPVRKQVVPRLAELGDPHGLADPLDEVAHSPVKNVVRVYEDRIAFCVNNECALYCRYCLRKRMVGDEEWTMKRAELQVALDWIRATPAIRDVLLTGGDPLVFSDERLEWLIRELRAIPHVEIVRLGTRFPVTLPMRVTPELCEMLQRYHPIWVNTHFNHPKELTPEAARACDLLTRAGIPVGNQSVLLAGVNDDIATMKALCEGLVRMRVRPYYVYQAQLLEGTGHFRVPIERGVELFRALRGRTSGFAIPQYVLDTPYGKVPLDYPFLKGREGDYVVMESFDGRVWRELNPA